The Nocardia arthritidis genome has a window encoding:
- the rox gene encoding rifampin monooxygenase, with amino-acid sequence MRFTSDVIIAGCGPTGAILAAELRLHEVRVLVLEQEPEPNSSYVRIVGLHSRSLELMAMRGLLDRLLERGRRRRADGIFAAIPKPAPADLDSTHAYLLGIPQPVLERIFEEHAIASGAQVRRGCAVTGFEQDDSGVTVESAGGERLRSRYLVGCDGARSAVRKLLGVGFPGEPARTETLMGEMAVGVREEEIAARVTEIRETNKTFGLTPFGEGRYRVVVPAAGVREDRTEPPTLDDFRQQLRAVAGTDFGVHSPRWLSRFGDATRLAERYRVGRVLLAGDAAHIHPPIGGQGLNLGIQDAFNLGWKLAARIRGRAPETLLDTYEAERHPVAADVLDNTRAQMQLLSPEPGPRAVRRLFTELMDFDEVNRHLIEKITATDIRYDLGDGPDLLGRRLRDIDLKQGRLYDRLRRGRGLVLDRTERLIVDGWRDRVDLIADPAAALDVPALLLRPDGHVAWIGEHQQDLDRHLTRWFGEPAD; translated from the coding sequence ATGCGTTTCACCTCCGATGTCATCATCGCCGGATGCGGGCCGACCGGTGCGATACTGGCCGCCGAACTGCGCCTGCACGAGGTGCGAGTACTGGTTCTGGAGCAGGAACCCGAACCCAATTCGTCTTACGTCCGCATAGTCGGACTGCACAGTCGCAGTCTCGAGCTGATGGCGATGCGCGGGCTGCTGGACCGCCTGCTCGAACGCGGCAGACGACGTCGCGCCGACGGAATCTTCGCCGCCATCCCCAAACCCGCACCCGCCGACCTGGATTCCACGCACGCCTACCTGCTGGGCATCCCGCAGCCGGTGCTCGAGCGGATATTCGAGGAGCACGCGATCGCATCGGGCGCTCAGGTCCGGCGTGGTTGCGCGGTAACGGGTTTCGAGCAGGACGACTCCGGCGTCACTGTCGAATCGGCGGGCGGGGAGCGGCTGCGGTCGCGCTATCTCGTCGGTTGCGATGGTGCGCGCAGCGCGGTGCGCAAACTGCTCGGCGTCGGCTTCCCCGGCGAACCCGCGCGCACCGAGACGCTGATGGGCGAAATGGCGGTGGGTGTTCGCGAGGAGGAGATCGCCGCCCGAGTCACCGAAATCCGGGAAACCAACAAGACATTCGGCCTCACGCCCTTCGGCGAAGGACGCTACCGCGTCGTGGTCCCCGCCGCCGGAGTCCGCGAGGATCGCACCGAGCCGCCCACTCTCGACGATTTCCGGCAGCAGTTGCGCGCCGTCGCCGGAACCGATTTCGGCGTGCACTCCCCGCGCTGGCTGTCCCGCTTCGGGGACGCCACCCGGCTGGCCGAGCGTTACCGGGTGGGACGGGTGCTGCTGGCGGGCGATGCGGCGCACATCCATCCACCGATCGGCGGGCAGGGCCTCAACCTGGGCATTCAGGACGCGTTCAACCTCGGCTGGAAACTGGCCGCACGGATCCGCGGCCGAGCGCCGGAAACATTGCTGGATACCTATGAAGCCGAACGTCATCCGGTCGCCGCGGACGTCCTGGACAACACCCGCGCGCAGATGCAGCTGCTGTCCCCCGAACCGGGCCCGCGGGCCGTGCGCAGACTGTTCACCGAACTGATGGACTTCGACGAGGTGAACCGCCACCTGATCGAGAAGATCACCGCGACCGACATCCGCTACGACCTCGGCGACGGTCCCGACCTCCTCGGCCGCCGCCTGCGCGATATCGACCTGAAGCAGGGCCGCCTCTACGACCGGCTGCGCCGTGGCCGCGGCCTGGTACTCGACCGCACCGAACGGCTGATCGTCGACGGCTGGCGGGACCGAGTCGACCTCATCGCCGATCCCGCTGCGGCACTGGATGTTCCGGCCCTGCTGCTCCGGCCCGACGGCCACGTCGCCTGGATCGGCGAACACCAGCAGGACCTGGACCGTCACCTGACCCGCTGGTTCGGCGAGCCCGCCGACTGA